The segment AGATGTCGATCGAGAACAAGCTAATATTAACCAGATCAAGCAGGAAATATCGCGGATTGAAACTCAGATTGAGGATATTAGCGATCGATTGCGAAAAAACCCCGCCGAAGAAATTCGCAATTTGCAAAAGCGATTGGATGAAATCGAAGGAAAAATCCGAGAATTAACTTTGGAAGAGGGCGAAAATAAGCAAAAAATTACGGATTTAACCAACGAAGTAGAAGTTTTGGCTAAGCAAATTGCTAAACAAGAAATGAATGAAGCAAGGCAAGTGCTTACTCAACGGCGAATTGAAGCGACTCAAGATGCGATCGATCGACTTATCCTATTTAGAACTAGGTTAGATCATCATTTCCGATCGCAGTTAGAAAAGCGAGTACAAGAGATTTTTAGTTCTATATCTTTTAAGCCTTACTCGCCAAAAATTAGTGAAAAATACGAACTAAGTTTAGTAGAAAATACTGCTGGGAACGAAGCAAATGTGGCTGCTTCCACGGGAGAAAATCAAATCCTCAGTTTGTCTTTCATTGGCGGTATTATCGACAGAGTGCGCGAATGGAGTAAAGAAGAAATGATGGTACCCGATAGCAGCACCTTTCCCATCGTAATGGATTCACCTTTTGGCAGTTTGGATGAAATTTACCGCCGACAAATTGCCAAAATTATTCCCCAATTGGCTAATCAATTGGTGGTGTTAGTTACTAATACTCAATGGCGGGGTGAGGTAAAAGAGGAAATGACTAAACGTATTGGTAGAGAATACGTACTGACTTATTATTCTTCTAAGCCAGATTGTCAGGAGGATTTGATAGAGTTGGATGGGGTGCGTTATGCTTTGATAAAACAAAGTCCGAATGAATTTGAATATACGGAAATTGTGGAGGTAGAATATGAGTTTTAGTTCGTCCCCAGTTTCGGAAAAGTTGGTAACAGATACTTGGATGAAGGCTAGTTGGGAAGAGTTTCTCGCTTTAGCGGATCATCCTGATTACGAAAAGGGTAAATTTTATTATCATCAAGATTACATGAGGATTGAAATGGCAGCAGTTGGCCCACTTCACGGACGCGAAAATTCGGTTGTTTCTAGAGTCGTCAATTTTCACACAGCGTTTAGAAATATCCGAATGGTGGAATTGATTAATGCTAGTTTTCGCAAACCGAGTATCGTTGAATTTCAACCTGATTTATCTTATTATATTGGTTCTGAATTTAGATTACCACCGCGAACTAATACACCAATTAATTTGAATGAATTCGATCCGCCAGCGTTAGTTATAGAAATTGGTGCGAGTTCGATTAGCGATGATTTAGGACAAAAACGGTTGATTTACGAACGTTCTGGCGTGCAAGAATATTGGGTGGTTGATGCTAGTATTTACGATACGATCGCATTTGAAATTTCTGATAGGCGTAGTGGTGAAATTCAGGAATCGCGAGTGTTACCAGGTTTAAGTATGGCGTTAGTTGAAGAGGCATTAAAACGCAGCGAAACGCAAGATGATGGGGAAATTAATCGCTGGTTAATTCAAACATTTAGTCAAATTTGATAATGAAATAAAACGAGTATGGGTGCTAGTAAAATTAAAATTGCTAAAGATAAAGCTGATTTAGTAAAAGCTTTATCTTTCTCTAAGGAAACGACCGGGCCTTTTCAAACTTATGCTGATGTAATGGTGTTTGCTGCGGCGTTGGGTGCGAGGAGAAAAAAGCGCGTTCCTTTGGGGGAGATTTCTAAGCGAGACCCTTTGCCAATTGGGATTGAAATTTTTATTTCTAGGGGTTATGATACGACGATCAAGTTATTAGCGATCGCAGAAACTAAAGATATCAATATTATATCGCCTCATGATGAAAATTCGGAAGAACAACGTATCGCTATTTTTGAAGAATATGCTAATGGTGGATTGGAGATTTTGCAGGAAGAGTTGCGGGGTGCGGTTGATTATTCGGAACGGCTTTTGTTAATTTTAGTTTCGGAACGGAGTAAGCAGAATAGAATTGAAGGGGAGTTTGATTTGAGTAGTTTTTTGAGTTGATTTTAAGTTTGGGTGGGGTGTTTGGGATTAGTTTTTTACCACAGATGTCCACAGATGAACACAGATGAACACAGATGTTACTTCGATGTTTTCGGTGGGATTTTAGAGATTAGTTTTTACCGCAGATATTATCAGAAATCAAATTTTTTTCTATTTTACTAATCCCTAACCCTCAACTTTTGTTCCATCAAGCATCACAATTGGTTCGTTACCGATGATTTCTGCGCTGTGGACTACTCCCCGATTTACATAAACGCTATCTCCCCCTTTCAAAATTACAGTTTCTCCGTCGATTGTCATGCGAAATTGTCCTGAAACTATGCCAGTCATTTTATCAACATCATGACTGTGATCCGGAAAATCAGTACCGGGAGGAAACGTATAACTTTCAGATGGATAACCAAGTTTTTCTAACTTTTTCTGCAAAGCAGCTTCCGATAATTCACCATCTTGTTCCGGATTCCAATATTCAACTTGCATAACTCGAATCATCTCCTATCTATCTTTCATCTGCGTTAATCTGCGGACATCTGCGTTAAAAAACTAACCCCCAACATCCCACCCAAAATTGGAAAGTAACATCTGTGTTAATCTGTGTTCATCTGTGGACATCTGTGGTAAAAAAAAATTCCCAATCACCTACGACAAAATAGCCGGCAATCCCACCTCCTTCGGCGCAACAAACTTACCGCTAAAACTCACCGCTTTATTCTCATAAGTTCTCGCCTCCGCCAACTCCCGCCGCAACTGCGCCCGTTCTAAATCATCATCAACTCCCCCCAAAATATACACTATCAACTTAGTAGCTAAATCTCTGCCAGCAACCAAAACTCGCTTTTTATTCGGGTCATACAAAACACCATACCAAAGCGATTCCGGATATTCCATATTACTAAAACCATCATCCGCGTCAAATTTATGCAATTTATCAAACACGGTTTGAAGCGAAAATCGGTTTTTAAATACCACAATTCCCAAAGCTTGGGCCAAAGCTACTTGTCCTACCGGACGGAAAAGGATGTTACCTTCGCCGCCTTCTTTTTCAAAGCTGAAACGGCGCATTTCTGGGGTTTCCGTACCGGATTCCAAACGACGAAAACTGGGCAGATTGGCTAAATTGTCAAATAATTTGGTAAATTCTGCAATGCCTTCTTCTAATTCCTCATCCTCCGGACGCATGGGAATTAAACCTTTTTTCTGGGGCAATTTCCATTGAGGAAATTTTGGCATCAGGTAACGTTCCGCCATTTCAGTTAATGCTTGCAAGGTGGTTAAAACTGTTGATTTGGCGGCGACGGTGGCACTATCCCAATTGACGCGGGGATTGCGTTTTTCTACATCTTTTAATATGGGATGAGTGACAGCAATTTTTCTAGCAACAATCGCAAAACCGTTGTTTTCATCGAGTTGGGCTAGTTGTCCTTTAGTGAGGGGAACTGCCATTAAGTTGACGTGGACGAAAACTGACCGGACTCTTCTTCTTGCTTCGTCGCGAGTTTCTCCCGGAACGACAGCAGAAATAAATTCAATACCGATTTTTTCTTTAGCTAAGTTTTGCAAATAAGCGGGGTCGATTTGGAATTCGTCTCGCAAATCATCAACGGTAATGAAGCTACCAGCAGGTTTTTTCTCCTTTTTATATCGCTGGAGTTTACCTGTTTGGATTAACTCCATTAAACCTTGTACTCCCATTAAACGATGTTGTCCGTCTAAGGCAAAAATTGTGACATCTTCGGAAACGTTTAATAATCCTGCTTTGCCATCTTTATCTAATGGAATAAAGTCAGCAGCGGATTTAATTGCTTTGCCATTACTTCCCCATTCTGGTGATTTTGGTTCGTCTACCCAAGGTTGATTTATGACTACTAAAACTGGTGGGAATTTGTGATGTTTTCGGGCGGCTAAATATTGGGCTAATGATGCTTGGCGCGACCAATCTAAGGGACGTTGTTGAATTTCTTCGATTGTTTCGGCGTCGATTTCTACATTTTGGGTGTCGGCGTTGAATTTGGGACGGAAAAGGGGGAGGCGGGAGGCGAAGCGAACTCGACTGGCAAACCATTCTAGGGTGACGGAACCGATATAAGCATCGCTGCCGCCCATTTCGATTTTTTGTACTAATATTTGGTCGTTTCGGCTGAGATATCTATCTAATAGTAAAGCTAGCGCCTGTTTTTCTTGATTTTCTCGTTCTAGGATTTGGCTGGCGAGGTCTGTTCCTGAGTTGCTGGGTATGGACATTCGATTTTAGTTTTTCTTTGGGATGGGCCATTGGGGAATGGAGGCTGGAAAAAGCCTAGTCTATTTGTAAAACTTACCTATAAATAAAATTTTTGTCAATTTTGTTTTTAAAAACTTTAAGGTTTGTGATAAGATGATTGTAATGTAAACGCTTTAATACATACAAAGTAGATTTTGTCAATCAAAACTTATAAAATTTACTAAGATATGATGAGATGACGCAAACACCAGGTAATAACGGAAATTCCAGCAGATTAGACCGTATTGAGGCGATTTTAGAACGATCGGTCCAAGATAGTGCCGAATTGCGATCGGCCCTTACCCAGCTAACTCAGCGGGTAGATACTCTTACCGATCGAGTAGATATCGTCACCAGGCGGATGGACAATTTTGTGGAGAGAGTGGCGCGATATGAGGAACAAAATACTCTCAATCACTCTGAATTAGTGCGAGGGCAATCAATGATGACCGAAGTAATCAGACAACTTACCCTTGGACAAGCACAAATTGCTCAAAATATCACGCAAATACAGCAAAATATGACCCAATTGCAACAAACAGTAGTGCAAATAGAAGAAACTCAAGCATCTTTAGCAGCAGGACAAGAAAGACAAGACCGAATTTTAGATTATTTAATCCGAAAAATTGAGGGAGAAAATGCTTAAAACTCCTACACCTTCGTTTGAATATGTATTACCAGTAATTCGGGGGATTCAATCAGGGCGCGAGTACTACGTTTCCATGTGTCCGGTACGATTGTTGCCGAAACTTTTTCCGATGGATGATGAAGAAATACTGCCTCAAATGCGGGTAGGGCGTAGTCTCAATCGCCAAAGATTATCAGAAATTAGAGAATATATTTTAGATAATCGAAATAATTATACTTTTTCGGCAATCACCGCTTCCATTGATGCGGATATTGTTTTTGAACCAATTGATACTGATAAGGAAGGGCGCAAAATCGGGCGATTGCGTGTACCGATGGATGGGCGATTTATTATTAATGATGGCAAACATCGACGGGCGGCGTTAGAATTGGCGTTGAAGGAAAACCCGGATTTGGGATATGAAACGATCGCACTTGTCCTATTTTTGGATATCGGTTTGCAGCGTTCTCAACAGATTTTTGCCGATCTGAACCGTTATTCCGTCCCTCCCGATCCTAGTTTAAATATTCTTTACGATCGCCGGGATGAACAAGCTATCGTGGTAAAAGCTGCGATCGAACAAGTTGCCGTTTTTCGCACTCTCACCGATCTCGAACGTAGCAACTTACCAGCGCGATCGAGTAAGCTATTTACCCTCAATAACATTTATAATGCTACTCTTGCCCTGTTAGTTAATCATCGCGATCGCGAATTGGCAAAACAGATCCAAATTGCGGTAGATTTTTGGAACGCGGTTAGCAGCTACATCCCTGATTGGCAAAGGGTTTTAGCGAAAAATGTAGAGGCTGGGGAGATTCGACGAGATTACGTACACTGTCATGCGATCGCACTTTCCGCTTTGGGCGCAATTGGCGCTACTCTCCTGTCTGTTTATCCCGAAAATTGGTCTGAATATTTAGGAGGTTTACAGCAAATCGATTGGACGCGAACTAATCCAGATTGGGTAGGACACATTCTCTCTAAAAGTGGTTTTTCTCAGTCTCGTCATAGTGTTAATTGGATGGTTGTTTATTTGAAAAAGAGGTTGAATTTACCGCTGACATCGGATGAGGAAAAGTTGGGAGTTTTTGGGGATTTAAAAACCGCAGATGAAAACAGATGAACGCAGATGTAGGCGATAGCCTTGCCTTAGGCTACGCAGATTTGTTGGCTTATATCCATCCGAGATGCGCTTTTGCGGTGTTAACGGCGATTCTTACTGCATTAGCGCTAGCTGTTATTTTGTATGACTTGACTTGATTGTTAGTATCATAGCTAGACAAAACAATATTTCCATCCCAAACATTACTTCCTCTTAACCAACTAAGTTGAGCAATTTGTGAAACTTTTTCAGCATCAAAACTTATGCTATTTTTCTCATATGTATAGTATAATAGTCGTCCTAAAACTTCTAAACCAACACTTCTACCTAAGAGACAGTTTTCCTTGAATGCAGCTATTTCTTGAATTGTTAATTCTTCAGCAGTTTTTTCAAAAATTGTTCGTGTATCGTTGCATTCTGAGAAAAGCTGATTTAGGCAACCCATTAGAGCTTCAGAAGCTTCTTTAATATCATAATCTTTTAAATCATTATTTGGCTCATCAGTAAAAGCACAGCTTACCATCTTGGCGATATAATTTGTGGTGTAAATCAATTTCTTTTTAGTTTCAGGGGAGAGTTTTATTTTTTCAGTCTTACCGTGAAACATGGGTACTTTTTCAATTAATGTTTTAGTAATACCAACCCTACCCTCAAACTCACCAAATGATAACAGTAAAGTTTGATCAAGCTGTCTTGTTTGCGCCATATCTCGAAAATCTACTTGGCACTGATTGAAGTCTTCCTCTAAAACTAGAGTAATAGGAAAATCGTTATCACCAATTAACTCGCCTTCAGGACTTTCGATCAATTCATGAATAGCGCGTTTGCGATGTTGCCCATCAGTAATATCTAACTTAACACCACGAGGAATGATAACTAAGCAAATTCCTCTGCTCAATTCAATCACATCTATCTTGTTTGGGGCAACATTTGCTGTCAATGTCCCCAAAATCCACGGTTTGCCCTTCTTAGCTCTTTTAAGAATATATTCTTTAATTTCCTCAGCATGGCCTTTCACTTCTGGGCGATTTTTTCCTGTATCAGGATCATTATCAGTCGAAGGCTTTGCTTGCAGAAGAGTTGGTAAGTCTTCTGCTGGGACATTAATTTGTACCATTTTACGTCTGCCTTGCTGGAAAATTAACCCAGGATAGCATTTCTGGCGATGATATTTTGCAAATAATGGCTCAAGCACATCATTAAGTTTTTGCTCCAGTTCAGGCTGAGGATAGTTGTTTTCAGACATATAAAGGAATAAAATCAAAAAAAGCTATTTAATTATCATAGCGCTATTAGGGGGTGTAAATTACAGATGATATATGATAAGTTGACAAAATAACAACAAAAAATATTTTCTGTAAGAAAATGAACAATAATTTAATATCTTGTAAAACAATCAGTAATATAGGAGTTTTTAAATATGACAAATACTCAGAAAAATTTGCTTTTTACGTCTCGTACAATAGAAGAATTAATCGACGACATAGAAAAGCTGAATCAAGAAATACAAGAGTTGTACTCTTTAGATGAAATTCCCTGGATTTTAGGGTATAGTGGTGGCAAAGATAGCACAGCAACTTTACAGCTTGTATGGAATGCTATTAGCTGTATTCCAGTGGAAAAACGCACTAAAACTATTTACGTAATTACAACAGATACTCTGGTAGAAAATCCTATAGTTTCTGCTTGGGTACGCCAATCTGTAGAACGAATTAAAAAAGCAGCAAAAGAACAAAATATCCCTATACAGCCTCATTTACTTCATCCAGAAGTTAAAGATACTTTCTGGGTAAATTTAATTGGAAAAGGCTATCCAGCACCTCGAAATGGATTTCGTTGGTGTACCGATCGGATGAAAATTGAGCCAGTTAACCAATTTATTCGCAATGTGGTTAGAGTAAATGGTGAAACCATTGTTGTCTTAGGTACACGCAAGGCTGAAAGCAGCAAACGTGCAGCAACAATGCTCAAGCATGAAGCTGGTAGAGTACGCGATCGTCTTAGCCCTAATGCACGTCTACCTAATTCCTTGATTTACAGTCCTATCGAAGATTGGCGTAATGATGAAGTTTGGATTTATTTAAATCAGTGGAAAAATCCTTGGGGAAATAGTAACAAAGATTTATTTACTATGTACCGGGGTGCAACAGCAGATAATGAATGTCCTTTAGTTGTCGATACTTCTACGCCTAGCTGTGGTGATTCTCGCTTTGGCTGTTGGGTTTGCACAATGGTAAATCAAGATAAATCTATGGAGGCAATGATTCAAAATGATGAAGAAAAAGAATGGATGTTGCCTTTGCTTAATATTAGGAATGAATTAGATATCAAAGATGATCGCGAAAAAAGAGATTTCCGTCGTATCTATGGAAAAGTAGAGCTTTTTGAGCGAAACCTTGAGGGTGAAACCTCTGTCGAACCAATCCCTGGCCCATATACTAAATTTTGGCGCGAACATTGGCTAAGAAGAGTATTAAAAGCACAAACCGAAGTTCGTCAAACTGCGCCACCAGAAATGCGCGATATCACCCTCATTACTCCTGAAGAACTTAGCGAAATTCGACGCATTTGGCTAGAAGAAAAACACGAGTTCGATGATAGCTTACCCCGAATTTATGAAGAAGTCACGGGCGAACCATTCCAAGATGTTCGTCCCGGCGCAGAAAGAACCTTATTAGGTAGCGATGAATGGGCGGTATTAGAAGAAGTTTGTGATGACGATAATATGCACCTCGAACTGATGTCAAGACTTATCGACACAGAACGGCAATACTATACCAAATCTCGCCGAACTGGTATCTATGACGATTTAGAAAAATGCTTTGAAACTAGTTCTCGTTCCAAAGAAGATGCTATTCAAAAAGCCCACGATAAACGAAACTACCAAGAAGCAGCTAATGAAGGTGATGCGGAAAAGTTAAAAAGTACGGTTCATGGTTTGAAAACGGTTGAAAATCCAGTCAAAAAGTCTGAAAAGGATATTACGCAATTGGGGTGGGGGAGTTTGAAGTTCCCGGTGAAGGATGTGGATAGTTTAGATGAGGAGTAGGATGGTTTTTTTTACCACAGATGTCCACAGATGAACACAGATGAACACAGATGTAAGTGTTATGTTTTTTGTGGGATGGAGAGATTAAGGATTTGCTATAGTTTTTATGGCTGATGGTAAAATTCTTAAGGCAGTTATTCGTTACCAATTACTTATTACTAAATCGTGAAATTCATTGAACTTGTCCTGCAAAATTTTGGCCCTTACGCAGGACGACAAGTGATTAATTTATCTCCGGAAGAAAACGGCAAGAGTTGCCCGATTATTTTGTTTGGGGGTATGAATGGGGGTGGTAAAACTACTCTGATGGATGCGATTCGTCTGGCGCTTTACGGACAACGGGCTCAATGTTCTACTCGTGGCAATTTAGGTTATAGCGATTTCCTCACTCAATGCGTTAATCGTCACACTCCACCCACGGAAAAAACGCGCATTGAATTGTTATTTGAACATATCGAATATAACCAAGTCATCGAATTACGTATCGTTCGTTATTGGACGGCTAACCCCAAAGATGGTAAGGATCATTTGGGTATTCTGGATGGAGAATGGCCCGATACTGCTTTAGCGGAAACTTGGGATGAATATATCGAGAATTTGTTACCTTTAGGGATTTCTAATTTATTTTTATTTGACGGCGAACAAGTCAAGGAATTGGCAGACCTCGATACGCCACCCCCCCTGGTAGTGGATGCCATCAAGTCACTTTTAGGATTAGAATTAGTTGACCGCCTTTCAGTAGATTTAGATATTCTAGTTAGCCGCAAACGCAAACAATTAGCAGGGGCAAAAGAACTAGCAGATTTAGATGAAATCGATCGCCAACTTAAACAGTATAATGAAGATTTGCAAGGCGTTACTCAAAATATCGCAAATCTCAACAATCAATTAGAAATCA is part of the Leptolyngbyaceae cyanobacterium genome and harbors:
- a CDS encoding Uma2 family endonuclease, translated to MSFSSSPVSEKLVTDTWMKASWEEFLALADHPDYEKGKFYYHQDYMRIEMAAVGPLHGRENSVVSRVVNFHTAFRNIRMVELINASFRKPSIVEFQPDLSYYIGSEFRLPPRTNTPINLNEFDPPALVIEIGASSISDDLGQKRLIYERSGVQEYWVVDASIYDTIAFEISDRRSGEIQESRVLPGLSMALVEEALKRSETQDDGEINRWLIQTFSQI
- a CDS encoding DNA phosphorothioation-associated protein 4 produces the protein MGASKIKIAKDKADLVKALSFSKETTGPFQTYADVMVFAAALGARRKKRVPLGEISKRDPLPIGIEIFISRGYDTTIKLLAIAETKDINIISPHDENSEEQRIAIFEEYANGGLEILQEELRGAVDYSERLLLILVSERSKQNRIEGEFDLSSFLS
- a CDS encoding cupin domain-containing protein, which codes for MQVEYWNPEQDGELSEAALQKKLEKLGYPSESYTFPPGTDFPDHSHDVDKMTGIVSGQFRMTIDGETVILKGGDSVYVNRGVVHSAEIIGNEPIVMLDGTKVEG
- a CDS encoding DGQHR domain-containing protein, whose product is MSIPSNSGTDLASQILERENQEKQALALLLDRYLSRNDQILVQKIEMGGSDAYIGSVTLEWFASRVRFASRLPLFRPKFNADTQNVEIDAETIEEIQQRPLDWSRQASLAQYLAARKHHKFPPVLVVINQPWVDEPKSPEWGSNGKAIKSAADFIPLDKDGKAGLLNVSEDVTIFALDGQHRLMGVQGLMELIQTGKLQRYKKEKKPAGSFITVDDLRDEFQIDPAYLQNLAKEKIGIEFISAVVPGETRDEARRRVRSVFVHVNLMAVPLTKGQLAQLDENNGFAIVARKIAVTHPILKDVEKRNPRVNWDSATVAAKSTVLTTLQALTEMAERYLMPKFPQWKLPQKKGLIPMRPEDEELEEGIAEFTKLFDNLANLPSFRRLESGTETPEMRRFSFEKEGGEGNILFRPVGQVALAQALGIVVFKNRFSLQTVFDKLHKFDADDGFSNMEYPESLWYGVLYDPNKKRVLVAGRDLATKLIVYILGGVDDDLERAQLRRELAEARTYENKAVSFSGKFVAPKEVGLPAILS
- the dndB gene encoding DNA sulfur modification protein DndB; the encoded protein is MLKTPTPSFEYVLPVIRGIQSGREYYVSMCPVRLLPKLFPMDDEEILPQMRVGRSLNRQRLSEIREYILDNRNNYTFSAITASIDADIVFEPIDTDKEGRKIGRLRVPMDGRFIINDGKHRRAALELALKENPDLGYETIALVLFLDIGLQRSQQIFADLNRYSVPPDPSLNILYDRRDEQAIVVKAAIEQVAVFRTLTDLERSNLPARSSKLFTLNNIYNATLALLVNHRDRELAKQIQIAVDFWNAVSSYIPDWQRVLAKNVEAGEIRRDYVHCHAIALSALGAIGATLLSVYPENWSEYLGGLQQIDWTRTNPDWVGHILSKSGFSQSRHSVNWMVVYLKKRLNLPLTSDEEKLGVFGDLKTADENR
- a CDS encoding DNA sulfur modification protein DndB, with amino-acid sequence MSENNYPQPELEQKLNDVLEPLFAKYHRQKCYPGLIFQQGRRKMVQINVPAEDLPTLLQAKPSTDNDPDTGKNRPEVKGHAEEIKEYILKRAKKGKPWILGTLTANVAPNKIDVIELSRGICLVIIPRGVKLDITDGQHRKRAIHELIESPEGELIGDNDFPITLVLEEDFNQCQVDFRDMAQTRQLDQTLLLSFGEFEGRVGITKTLIEKVPMFHGKTEKIKLSPETKKKLIYTTNYIAKMVSCAFTDEPNNDLKDYDIKEASEALMGCLNQLFSECNDTRTIFEKTAEELTIQEIAAFKENCLLGRSVGLEVLGRLLYYTYEKNSISFDAEKVSQIAQLSWLRGSNVWDGNIVLSSYDTNNQVKSYKITASANAVRIAVNTAKAHLGWI
- the dndC gene encoding DNA phosphorothioation system sulfurtransferase DndC — encoded protein: MTNTQKNLLFTSRTIEELIDDIEKLNQEIQELYSLDEIPWILGYSGGKDSTATLQLVWNAISCIPVEKRTKTIYVITTDTLVENPIVSAWVRQSVERIKKAAKEQNIPIQPHLLHPEVKDTFWVNLIGKGYPAPRNGFRWCTDRMKIEPVNQFIRNVVRVNGETIVVLGTRKAESSKRAATMLKHEAGRVRDRLSPNARLPNSLIYSPIEDWRNDEVWIYLNQWKNPWGNSNKDLFTMYRGATADNECPLVVDTSTPSCGDSRFGCWVCTMVNQDKSMEAMIQNDEEKEWMLPLLNIRNELDIKDDREKRDFRRIYGKVELFERNLEGETSVEPIPGPYTKFWREHWLRRVLKAQTEVRQTAPPEMRDITLITPEELSEIRRIWLEEKHEFDDSLPRIYEEVTGEPFQDVRPGAERTLLGSDEWAVLEEVCDDDNMHLELMSRLIDTERQYYTKSRRTGIYDDLEKCFETSSRSKEDAIQKAHDKRNYQEAANEGDAEKLKSTVHGLKTVENPVKKSEKDITQLGWGSLKFPVKDVDSLDEE